From a single Pseudomonas cremoricolorata genomic region:
- the rmf gene encoding ribosome modulation factor — MRRLKRDPLERAFSRGYQYGVTGKSRELCPFSLPSVRQAWINGWREGRGDNWDGMTGTAGIHRLNENHAVG; from the coding sequence ATGAGAAGACTAAAGCGTGATCCGTTGGAAAGAGCATTTTCACGTGGTTATCAGTATGGCGTGACCGGCAAATCGCGCGAACTCTGCCCCTTCAGCCTGCCCTCGGTGCGTCAGGCCTGGATCAATGGTTGGCGGGAGGGTCGTGGCGACAACTGGGACGGCATGACCGGTACCGCGGGTATTCATAGACTCAACGAAAATCACGCCGTTGGCTGA